In Gigantopelta aegis isolate Gae_Host chromosome 6, Gae_host_genome, whole genome shotgun sequence, the following are encoded in one genomic region:
- the LOC121374304 gene encoding very-long-chain enoyl-CoA reductase-like — MEVQLLDSRSGKKITNLKGLSPTSTIEDVKKAYFKQNPNLYPDRQAYRAEQKGKILKDTDTLSKIGLQESGKLYFKDLGLQVGWTTVFLTEYAGPLVIYLSFYIRPAIIYGAGAASQPVSKAVHIAAACWTFHYAKRLLETVFVHRFSHGTMPLTNIFKNSAYYWGFAAFVAYFVNHPLYTPPMFGDKQLYAGLAGFIFAELGNFSVHVALRNLRPAGSKERKIPYADSNPFTWLFSVVSCPNYTYEVMAWTSFSIMTQCLPAGLFTLAGFVQMTIWAIGKHKNYRREFSKYPRGRKSIIPFII, encoded by the exons ATGGAG gttcAACTTTTGGACTCACGATCAGGCAAGAAGATTACAAATTTGAAAGGT CTTTCTCCTACAAGTACCATTGAAGATGTCAAAAAGGCTTACTTTAAACAAA aTCCAAATCTATATCCAGACAGACAGGCTTACAGAGCTGAGCAAA AGGGAAAGATATTGAAAGATACAGACACATTATCTAAAATTGGACTACAAGAATCAGggaagttatattttaaagatctTGGTCTGCAAGTTGGATGGACAACA GTATTTTTGACGGAGTATGCTGGTCCTTTGGTGATCTACCTTTCATTCTACATTCGACCAGCCATCATCTATGGAGCAGGTGCTGCCTCCCAGCCGGTGTCTAAAGCAGTTCA tattgCAGCTGCATGTTGGACATTCCACTATGCAAAACGTCTTCTGGAGACTGTATTTGTACACAGGTTCTCCCACGGAACCATGCCtctaacaaacatttttaag AATTCAGCTTACTACTGGGGCTTTGCAGCATTTGTAGCCTACTTTGTGAACCACCCATTGTATACTCCCCCAA tgtttggaGATAAGCAACTTTATGCTGGTCTTGCAGGGTTTATT tttgccGAGTTGGGAAATTTTTCAGTTCATGTGGCACTAAGGAATCTTCGTCCTGCAG GATCGAAAGAAAGGAAAATCCCATATGCTGACTCCAATCCTTTTACATGGCTGTTCAGTGTTGTGTCATGCCCCAACTATACCTACGAGGTCATGGCGTGGACCAGTTTCAGCATAATGACTCAGTGTCTGCCag CTGGGCTCTTTACACTGGCTGGATTTGTTCAGATGACCATATGGGCCATTGGCAAACACAAGAACTATCGACGAGAATTCAGCAAGTACCCACGTGGTCGAAAATCAATCATTCCTTTTATAATTTAG